Proteins co-encoded in one Cataglyphis hispanica isolate Lineage 1 chromosome 4, ULB_Chis1_1.0, whole genome shotgun sequence genomic window:
- the LOC126848959 gene encoding protein dopey-1 homolog isoform X4, with the protein MGSIALEEYELMKDSKYRVYVNAVDKALKSFEYTSEWADLISALGKLNKVLLSHMKFPVIPRRIKISKRLAQCMHPALPSGVHLKALETYDIIFKCMGTNRLSHELFIYSAGLFPLLGHAAMNVRPSLLTVYETHFVPLGERLRPGLSGFLSGVLLGLEDGSDHFDRTNSLLEKVCDGVGAEHFYACLWDCLASNSGIRLPAISFVLAHFNKKLTMEEQRYIMGTNTKIMVSALCAGVQDTSVLVQRSALDFLLIGFPIHNSQLTHQDMILLIKAALVTILRRDMSLNRRLFAWLLGTEVSTSILKKNHITVDTKEHSITYFDIYSKKMLVEAIKYLLKEVCEENSQDLKPYRILISLLDKVDIGPVILDDILFEVFRTFYNACKQSALNHISKTSEVVKSANLLFSTLEPSYIWIHCGHLFEKACNRRAKTQVTIEDVTVKTVGSGMPNLVEVCILTEFLLETVSLDAFIDTPSEHLPGLFYEIISKLLYHINILSSMEISKSLKLCAKILSKVQPTVVTTHADKYEIDSKMDASLNNITVPSDNSLTAIPLEKSQSDSKLNKADISGTSFAEKSPSTRRRANSGGAAKRNEKKSKKKGSKSTSKLTDTYTIQADGTNISVVVNEDIKSLPRNKSMDDIKTSCIETDAISSSSNNKLSTTSKHLTNVSPLGSTGSLYRGPSPAFQAQHSMLEKCLRQYEIFYVKLISNRILSKERTVQDMFNHLVISCPRKSFDERMHCLELLLNSRLNMEDSGFFSQDVSVTEDTKCLDIFHLSLDIVAHSEWNETMKIASSLFVELSTFPKYFLPGDDVLVEEEPKFEHVLPDWLKVLIVCSCWLQKQPALQLTSIATLLDLVALLKAHNDIEIHSKSGEGITTVIMVPLLKQRHITYLMQYTNVFQVLAHSLWNHLGELPAHKFRMRCVELLHELHHALYNSCDAVEDLIGSALTSENPEKKIEAFSRFATLWHLGREIETNPRLRGCLRIFDQSLLKMLDNLQLADNSPLKLLAQSWLLHSLMRGDISRVIDPLLTILLDPSTCRMSVLHVSIQHSNTVLTKNDPVEEKSEVQDDTEGAAKIYAISSVDGNVIYHVSDNVDEDKKWKKGKKKKQTINPVKIKRIFAVTTLATGDNCNHYVTERNQFMKELEVPPSISGNRKISVFVNPLSINCNENSNDSLTEDDSLPSIRKVNLTTELLKNATRFKKIDFDKGSTASLDESLFESANSSLKVKDKSSFKKLNDDVDSSLDSITNSLDSSSPEVTNKQSKQKKEPVVMPGSSREIAGTLIKGRYYSTNEFNMNYDHEIGSFEASAEVPSWTMDDDDGDLDVSTTAEEYFSNSSSASIVEEILNEVLDRAMQLCDVAEPPKNEEAPQHSAKTNRNVGLGVHNLHSHMLLYCGVYDSVRTLYVLRTLRNELLTNTRMFLCCAATTGAANATKNTVLLNLLARHRKSVFGRNFHGDIANTEFIAAYRSSMYLEVLISVCLYFARSYYPNLGQMRLTYDEISGNRQVQLASAELLTLIFSELIPIVRDSGKGFSCYIVDLLTKCKVQKVALHCLVSSVMSMKNAHKENEDVFTFTEEIVLFNDPIIDNDINKCKYRASDHTEAFQIQLLRLLLALIMLEHQCSSQKGEEINPTTSSIPSSPTRTLPNLIGNSLKYVSGAAIPQQPMFLASILSALQLNHMRHLHQHWTTLVTSSLPFMGSSLTSVVTSVIHQLCSNIEHLASYYINEEPASKLQDISTVECCLPADYTVTHLEALTYLLHYCLLDTSQQIGFSFNQPLSGTIQTGIPGANPGQIFNNLIHVFMPSPLSPDLSTTKDKTGATELQQHARRTALSHLPRIIASLSALWQAVLATKDNEQASCVVGSPRIVKYQLLELLSPISFHHGANFLAAVAVAWHERRQPSAASKKILPEACPNQQVMVHLVSAIRVMPIDTLVHTVHQVVKTPPPIHGIKQDFSLEVSVLELLYIYMQSNTSQSLIESWASLLSLLKDGLSLTAPAQFLLLAILNEYVQKCPPMQEKKDIKDLQDVSAKFIESCSQIAGACLEQTTWLRRNLAVREDVFEVVEGSSEVTPGTPPNAAYSVQAQAVLAEILAPLLDVSYGSQEKERVVTLLTNLMYNVTPYLKNHTIKNIASFTACSQLLASLSGYQYTRKAWRKDVLDLLLDSAFFQMTPSCLPYWRTIIDNLMTHDNTTFRDLMNRVSMAQGSGISIFSSKEQEYEQKAQLLKRLAFVILCSEMDQYHKYMPEIQERLADSLRLPQVIPSIQAQVFLCFRVLLLRMSPQHATSLWPVIVSELVQVFLYIEQELSTDSEEFSRHSSSHIKLLSALDSSWAVNASNGLQAHGHPHWLQLQLAAAKLLDLALLLPAHRLPQFQMYKWAFVGDAAAGCIDNNNLSSDFVPHITRIAKLMDNKFKPEGPPPKRNSGELLLTSNNVRSLQDLHHFFSSLSRATCDTYVPINNTQLETVIEQDFLEKMPTMPAR; encoded by the exons ATGGGTTCCATTGCTTTAGAGGAGTACGAGTTAATGAAGGACTCGAAATATCGAgt ctaTGTGAATGCTGTTGATAAAGCTCTAAAAAGCTTTGAATATACGAGCGAATGGGCAGATCTAATTTCTGCATTAGGAAAGCTTAACAAGGTGCTGCTAAGTCATATGAAGTTTCCTGTTATTCCAaggagaattaaaatatcaaagagatTAGCCCAATGCATGCATCCAGCACTACCATCTGGTGTTCATTTGAAAGCTTTAGAAACGtatgacattatttttaagtgtATGGGCACTAATAGACTCAGCCATgagctatttatatatagtgcag GACTGTTTCCATTATTGGGTCATGCTGCTATGAATGTCAGACCGTCATTATTAACAGTATATGAAACACACTTTGTGCCACTTGGCGAAAGATTGAGACCAGGATTAAGCGGTTTTTTAAGCGGTGTTCTTTTAGGTTTAGAAGATGGATCTGATCATTTTGACAG aacAAATTCCTTATTGGAGAAAGTATGCGATGGTGTAGGTGCAGAACATTTTTATGCATGTCTCTGGGATTGTTTAGCTTCAAATTCGGGCATTCGCTTGCCTGCTATATCATTTGTGCTCGCGCACTTCAACAAGAAATTAACAATGGAAGAGCAAAGATATATTATGGGTACTAATACTAAAATTatg gtATCAGCCTTATGCGCAGGAGTACAAGACACTTCGGTGCTAGTACAAAGAAGTGCACtggattttctattaataggTTTTCCTATACATAACAGTCAATTGACACATCaagatatgatattattaatcaaagcTGCTTTAGTTACTATATTACGAAGAGACATGAGCTTAaacag ACGTTTGTTTGCTTGGTTATTGGGCACTGAAGTAAGTACATCAATTTTAAAGAAGAACCACATAACTGTGGACACCAAGGAGCATTCTATaacatattttgacatatattccaaaaaaatgttagttgaagcaataaaatatttgcttaaaGAAGTATGCGAAGAAAATTCACAGGATTTAAAGCCATATAGAATACTTATCTCATTACTTGATAAGGTGGATATTGGACCAGTAATTTTGGATGATATTCTGTTTGAAGTGTTTAg GACATTTTATAATGCCTGTAAACAATCTGCACTGAATCATATATCAAAAACAAGTGAAGTAGTAAAatctgcaaatttattattttcaactttGGAACCATCATATATCTGGATACATTGTGGACATTTATTCGAAAAGGCCTGCAATAGAAGAGCAAAGACACAAGTTACCATAGAAGATGTTACTGTAAAAACGGTCGGTAGTGGAATGCCAAATTTAGTGGAAGTATGCATACTAACAGAATTTTTACTCGAGACTGTATCATTGGACGCATTCATAGACACTCCGTCTGAGCATCTTCCTGGtttgttttatgaaataattagcaagcttttatatcacattaatattttgtcttcAATGGAGATCTCAAAAAGTCTTAAATTGTGCGCCAAGATTTTGTCGAAAGTACAACCGACTGTGGTAACGACTCATGCAGACAAGTATGAAATAGATAGTAAAATGGATGCTTCTCTGAATAATATTACAGTTCCTAGCGATAATTCGCTAACGGCGATTCCTTTGGAAAAAAGTCAGTCGGATAGTAAATTGAATAAGGCCGATATATCCGGTACCTCTTTTGCGGAGAAAAGTCCGAGTACGAGAAGAAGAGCTAATTCCGGTGGCGCTGCTaagagaaatgagaaaaagtcGAAGAAAAAGGGGAGTAAAAGTACTTCCAAGTTAACCGATACATATACTATACAAGCCGATGGTACCAACATATCGGTCGTAGTGAACGAAGACATAAAATCTTTACCTAGGAATAAAAGCATGGACGATATTAAAACGAGCTGCATCGAAACCGATGCAATAAGCTCTTCTTCGAATAATAAACTGTCTACCACATCAAAACACTTGACAAATGTCAGTCCATTGGGATCAACGGGATCCTTATATAGGGGACCATCTCCGGCATTTCAGGCACAGCACTCCATGTTAGAAAAGTGCCTCCgtcaatatgaaatattttatgtcaaattaattagtaatcGAATACTTAGCAAAGAAAGAACAGTGCAAGATATGTTTAATCACTTGGTGATCTCTTGCCCGAGAAAGAGTTTCGACGAGAGAATGCATTGCTTGGAACTTCTGCTGAATTCCAGATTAAATATGGAGGACTCTGGATTCTTTAGTCAAGATGTGTCTGTAACAGAGGATACCAAGTGTCTGGATATTTTTCACTTGTCTCTTGATATCGTAGCGCATTCGGAATGGAACGAGACCATGAAAATAGCGTCTAGCTTATTCGTGGAATTATCCACATTTCCAAAATACTTCTTACCCGGCGACGATGTACTCGTGGAGGAAGAACCCAAGTTCGAGCACGTTCTTCCGGATTGGTTGAAAGTCCTAATAGTCTGTTCCTGCTGGTTACAGAAGCAACCGGCATTACAATTAACGAGCATCGCTACATTATTGGACTTGGTAGCATTATTGAAAGCACATAATGACATCGAGATACATTCGAAAAGTGGAGAAGGTATAACGACAGTGATTATGGTGCCGTTGTTGAAACAACGGCACATTACCTACTTGATGCAATACACTAATGTATTTCAG gtATTGGCACATTCCTTGTGGAATCATTTGGGCGAGCTTCCCGCTCATAAATTTAGGATGCGTTGCGTAGAGCTGTTGCACGAATTGCATCACGCTTTATACAATTCCTGCGACGCAGTCGAAGACTTAATAGGATCTGCTCTCACTTCCGAGAATCCTGAAAAAAAGATCGAAGCATTCAGTAGATTTGCTACTTTATGGCATTTAGGACGAGAAATCGAAACGAATCCACGGCTACGCGGTTGTCTCAGAATTTTCGACCA AtccttattaaaaatgttggaCAATCTTCAACTTGCAGACAATTCGCCGTTAAAACTATTAGCTCAATCATGGCTACTACATTCCTTGATGCGCGGCGATATATCGCGTGTAATAGATCCCTTACTGACAATACTTTTAGATCCATCCACATGTCGTATGAGCGTTCTCCACGTGAGTATACAACACAGTAATACCGTCCTAACGAAGAACGATCCGGTGGAGGAAAAATCAGAGGTTCAAGATGACACAGAAGGTGCTGcgaaaatttatgcaattagTTCTGTCGACGGCAATGTGATATATCATGTGAGCGATAACGTGGACGAGgataaaaaatggaagaaaggcaagaaaaaaaaacagacgaTAAATCCCGTGAAAATAAAACGAATCTTTGCCGTGACGACATTGGCGACTGGTGATAATTGCAATCACTATGTCACGgaaagaaatcaatttatgAAAGAACTCGAAGTGCCGCCTAGCATATCTGGCAATCGAAAGATTTCCGTGTTTGTGAATCCTCTCTCAATCAATTGTAATGAAAACTCTAACGATTCCTTGACAGAAGACGATTCGCTGCCCAGTATACGCAAGGTAAACTTGACAACAGAATTACTTAAGAATGCCACTCGTTTCAAGAAGATTGATTTCGATAAAGGTTCCACTGCCAGTTTAGACGAGAGTCTTTTCGAATCGGCAAATTCTAGTTTGAAGGTGAAGGATAAGAGTAGTTTCAAAAAACTAAACGATGACGTCGACTCATCTCTAGATTCTATAACAAATAGCTTGGATTCGAGCAGTCCCGAAGTAACTAATAAACAATCTAAACAGAAAAAAGAACCCGTCGTGATGCCGGGCAGTTCCAGAGAAATAGCGGGCACTCTCATAAAAGGCAGATATTACAGTACGAATGAATTTAACATGAATTATGATCATGAAATCGGCAGTTTCGAAGCGAGCGCGGAGGTGCCCAGTTGGACGATGGACGATGATGACGGCGATCTGGATGTCAGCACTACCGCGGAAGAATACTTTAGCAATTCTAGCAGCGCCAGTATAGTTGAAGAGATTCTGAATGAGGTGCTCGATCGTGCGATGCAATTATGCGATGTCGCCGAACCGCCGAAAAAT GAAGAAGCTCCGCAGCATTCCGCAAAAACTAATCGAAATGTTGGTCTGGGTGTTCATAATCTTCATTCCCATATGTTACTCTATTGTGGAGTATACGATTCGGTCAGAACCCTTTACGTTTTACGCACGCTCAGAAACGAACTTTTGACAAATACGCGAATGTTTCTGTGTTGCGCGGCAACAACCGGTGCGGCAAATGCGACGAAGAATACAGTGCTATTAAATCTATTGGCTAGGCATCGGAAAAGTGTTTTTGGCAGAAACTTTCACGGTGATATAGCTAACACGGAATTTATAGCAGCTTATAGGAGTAGTATGTATCTCGAAGTCCTAATAAGCGTGTGTCTGTATTTTGCAAGAAGTTATTATCCAAATCTGGGACAGATGAGGCTTACATATGACGAAATTTCCGGTAACCGTCAA gTACAACTTGCAAGTGCAGAATTATTGACGCTAATATTTTCGGAGTTAATCCCAATTGTTCGCGATTCTGGGAAAGGTTTCAGTTGCTATATAGTCGACCTGCTGACTAAATGTAAAGTACAAAAAGTTGCTCTACACTGTCTCGTATCTAGTGTTATGAGTATGAAGAACGCTCataaagaaaatgaagatGTTTTCACATTTACTGaagaaattgtattatttaacgaTCCGATTATCGataatgatattaacaaatgtaaatatagaGCGAGCGATCATACAGAAGCTTTCCAGATACAACTATTACG aTTACTATTAGCGTTAATTATGTTGGAGCATCAGTGTAGTAGTCAGAAAGGAGAAGAGATTAATCCAACGACATCATCTATTCCAAGTTCACCGACACGGACTCTACCGAATTTAATCGGGAAcagtttaaaatatgtttctggGGCAGCGATACCGCAGCAACCAATGTTTCTTGCTAGTATCCTTAGTGCACTGCAACTC AATCATATGAGGCATCTTCATCAACATTGGACAACTCTTGTTACATCTAGTCTCCCTTTTATGGGATCATCTTTAACGTCTGTTGTAACATCAGTTATTCATCAATTATGCAGTAATATTGAACATTTAGCGTCGTATTATATCAATGAAGAACCCGCGTCAAAGTTACAAGATATAAGCACGGTAGAATGCTGTTTGCCTGCGGATTACACAGTGACACATCTCGAGGCTTTGACATACTTGCTGCATTATTGCCTATTAGATACTTCTCAACAAATTGGATTCTCATTTAATCAGCCGCTAAGTGGTACAATACAAACGGGAATTCCTGGTGCTAATCCCGGACAAATTTTCAACAATCTTATACACGTTTTTATGCCAAGTCCACTTTCTCCG gATCTATCCACAACAAAGGATAAAACAGGCGCAACTGAACTACAACAACATGCTAGAAGAACAGCATTAAGTCATTTACCGAGAATAATAGCATCCTTATCTGCTTTGTGGCAAGCAGTTCTAGCAACAAAAGACAA CGAACAAGCCAGTTGCGTGGTGGGCAGTCCAAGAATTGTCAAATATCAATTGTTAGAACTCTTATCCCCAATCTCTTTCCATCATGGAGCCAACTTTCTAGCTGCAGTCGCGGTTGCTTGGCACGAAAGGCGTCAACCGTCCGCCGCTTCTAAGAAG ATACTTCCAGAAGCCTGTCCCAATCAACAAGTGATGGTTCATTTAGTTAGCGCTATTCGCGTTATGCCGATTGATACTTTGGTACACACTGTGCATCAGGTAGTGAAAACACCACCGCCAATACACGGGATCAAACAGGATTTCTCACTAGAAGTCTCAGTACTggaattactttatatatatatgcagagtAACACGTCGCAATCGCTTATCGAGTCTTGGGCGTCCTTGCTGAGTTTATTGAAAGATGGTTTATCGCTAACAGCACCTGCTCAATTTCTTTTGCTGGCTATACTAAACGAATATGTACAAAAGTGTCCGCCTATGCAAGAGAAGAAAGATATCAAAGATTTGCAAGATGTATCAGCAAAG TTTATAGAATCATGTTCGCAAATAGCTGGCGCGTGTCTAGAACAAACAACGTGGCTAAGAAGAAATTTGGCTGTTCGAGAAGATGTGTTCGAAGTAGTTGAAGGTTCTTCGGAAG TAACACCTGGAACCCCACCTAATGCAGCATATAGTGTTCAAGCGCAAGCAGTATTAGCGGAAATACTTGCGCCTTTGTTGGATGTCAGTTATGGTTCGCAAGAAAAAGAGCGCGTGGTAACATTGCTAACAAACCTCATGTATAATGTTACACCTTATCTGAAAAATCACAC taTAAAGAATATTGCCTCATTCACTGCATGTTCTCAATTATTGGCTTCTTTGTCGGGTTATCAATACACGAGGAAAGCATGGCGAAAAGACGTTTTAGATTTGTTACTCGATTCAGCCTTTTTCCAAATGACACCATCCTGTCTGCCATACTGGAGAACTATAATAGACAATCTGATGACACATGATAATACTACCTTCAGAGATTTAATGA ATCGCGTGTCCATGGCTCAAGGCAGCGGAATCAGTATATTCTCTTCAAAGGAACAAGAGTATGAACAGAAAGCGCAACTATTAAAGCGATTGGCGTTTGTCATCCTTTGCAGCGAGATGGATcagtatcataaatatatgccAGAGATACAAG AACGTTTAGCAGATAGTCTACGTCTACCCCAAGTGATCCCATCTATCCAAGCACAAGTATTTCTATGTTTCCGCGTATTACTATTGAGAATGTCACCGCAACACGCGACGTCTTTGTGGCCAGTCATAGTTAGCGAGCTTGTTCAAGTCTTTCTTTATATCGAGCAAGAATTGAGTACGGATAGCGAAGAGTTCAG TCGTCATAGCAG TTCACATATTAAACTGCTTTCGGCCTTGGACTCATCGTGGGCTGTTAACGCTAGCAATGGACTTCAGGCACACGGACACCCTCACTGGTTGCAGCTGCAACTAGCTGCCGCCAAACTGTTAGATCTCGCGTTACTATTGCCCGCACACAGATTACCGCAATTTCAGAT GTATAAATGGGCATTCGTTGGAGACGCAGCGGCAGGATGTATAGATAACAACAATCTATCTTCAGACTTTGTACCGCACATTACAAGAATAGCAAAATTGATGGATAATAAG tttaaacCTGAAGGACCACCGCCCAAAAGAAATTCAGGGGAGCTTTTACTGACATCAAATAATGTTCGCTCTCTGCAAGATTTGCATCACTTCTTCTCAAGTCTTAGTCGCGCCACGTGCGACACATATGTACCgataaataatacacaattGGAGACTGTAATCGAACAAGactttcttgaaaaaatgCCGACCATGCCAGCGAGATAG